The Primulina tabacum isolate GXHZ01 chromosome 7, ASM2559414v2, whole genome shotgun sequence genome includes a window with the following:
- the LOC142551530 gene encoding ABSCISIC ACID-INSENSITIVE 5-like protein 5 isoform X2 encodes MGSNLNFKNFEHMPMDVDGGGGFSFPLTRQSSVYSLTFDEFQSAVGANGKDFGSMNMDELLKNIWSAEENQNIGPTSGLNTGGQEMGGSLHRQGSLILPRTLSLKTVDEVWKDMSKEYIGATDLSGGISGFSMSQRQPTLGQMTLEEFLTRAGAVREETGSRLDGNANIIVSLNDLTPPLSSNLEFGFGYQQAADGGGGLMGGGGIGESSIQIVTQSGNLPLRVNGVRSPAYEFGNQQQQLLPKQPAMVYTAPMAVPSNSQMNSPGIGAGFMGITDPSMNNTMVQNTTLQGGGMGILGLGVGPNSVSVETGSPAVPTEGFTKVNRDNSSVTPVPYMFNGGLRGRKVAAVEKIVERRHRRMIKNRESAARSRARKQAYTTELEAEVAKLKEENQELQKKQADMVEIQKNQVLEMTKHQKNGTKRRCLRRTCTGP; translated from the exons ATGGGTAGTAActtaaatttcaagaattttgAACATATGCCGATGGATGTAGACGGAGGTGGAGGGTTTAGTTTTCCATTAACACGACAGTCCTCGGTCTATTCGCTAACTTTTGACGAGTTCCAAAGTGCAGTAGGAGCAAATGGCAAAGATTTTGGGTCAATGAACATGGATGAGTTGCTAAAAAACATATGGAGTGCCGAGGAAAATCAGAACATTGGACCCACTAGTGGTCTTAATACTGGTGGCCAAGAAATGGGCGGTTCTTTGCATAGGCAGGGATCATTGATTCTCCCTCGAACGCTAAGCTTAAAGACAGTCGATGAGGTTTGGAAGGATATGTCGAAAGAGTATATTGGGGCCACGGACCTGAGCGGCGGCATCAGTGGTTTTAGTATGTCTCAGAGGCAGCCAACTCTCGGGCAGATGACACTAGAGGAATTCTTGACGAGGGCCGGAGCTGTGAGAGAAGAGACAGGCTCACGATTGGATGGGAATGCAAACATTATTGTGTCACTTAATGATTTGACACCACCCCTCTCGAGTAATTTGGAATTCGGGTTTGGGTATCAGCAGGCTGCTGATGGGGGTGGAGGATTGATGGGAGGTGGTGGGATTGGTGAAAGTAGTATCCAGATTGTTACTCAATCTGGTAACTTACCATTGCGTGTAAACGGTGTAAGATCTCCTGCATATGAGTTTGGGAATCAGCAGCAACAGTTACTTCCGAAGCAACCTGCCATGGTATATACTGCTCCAATGGCGGTTCCGAGTAATAGTCAGATGAATAGTCCGGGAATCGGTGCAGGATTTATGGGGATAACTGATCCATCGATGAATAATACTATGGTCCAAAATACGACATTACAGGGTGGAGGAATGGGGATACTCGGTTTAGGAGTAGGACCAAACAGTGTCAGCGTCGAGACTGGGTCTCCAGCAGTTCCAACAGAGGGGTTCACGAAGGTTAACAGAGATAACTCTTCGGTTACACCGGTCCCTTACATGTTCAATGGTGGTTTACGAGGGAGAAAAGTAGCTGCTGTTGAGAAGATCGTCGAAAGGAGGCATAGGAGAATGATTAAGAACAGGGAGTCGGCTGCTAGATCACGGGCTCGAAAGCAG GCGTACACTACGGAGTTGGAAGCAGAAGTTGCTAAACTTAAAGAGGAAAACCAAGAATTGCAGAAGAAACAG GCAGACATGGTTGAAATACAGAAGAATCAG GTGTTGGAGATGACGAAACACCAGAAGAACGGCACAAAGAGGCGATGCTTGCGAAGGACGTGTACAGGTCCATG A
- the LOC142551530 gene encoding ABSCISIC ACID-INSENSITIVE 5-like protein 5 isoform X1, with product MGSNLNFKNFEHMPMDVDGGGGFSFPLTRQSSVYSLTFDEFQSAVGANGKDFGSMNMDELLKNIWSAEENQNIGPTSGLNTGGQEMGGSLHRQGSLILPRTLSLKTVDEVWKDMSKEYIGATDLSGGISGFSMSQRQPTLGQMTLEEFLTRAGAVREETGSRLDGNANIIVSLNDLTPPLSSNLEFGFGYQQAADGGGGLMGGGGIGESSIQIVTQSGNLPLRVNGVRSPAYEFGNQQQQLLPKQPAMVYTAPMAVPSNSQMNSPGIGAGFMGITDPSMNNTMVQNTTLQGGGMGILGLGVGPNSVSVETGSPAVPTEGFTKVNRDNSSVTPVPYMFNGGLRGRKVAAVEKIVERRHRRMIKNRESAARSRARKQAYTTELEAEVAKLKEENQELQKKQADMVEIQKNQVLEMTKHQKNGTKRRCLRRTCTGPW from the exons ATGGGTAGTAActtaaatttcaagaattttgAACATATGCCGATGGATGTAGACGGAGGTGGAGGGTTTAGTTTTCCATTAACACGACAGTCCTCGGTCTATTCGCTAACTTTTGACGAGTTCCAAAGTGCAGTAGGAGCAAATGGCAAAGATTTTGGGTCAATGAACATGGATGAGTTGCTAAAAAACATATGGAGTGCCGAGGAAAATCAGAACATTGGACCCACTAGTGGTCTTAATACTGGTGGCCAAGAAATGGGCGGTTCTTTGCATAGGCAGGGATCATTGATTCTCCCTCGAACGCTAAGCTTAAAGACAGTCGATGAGGTTTGGAAGGATATGTCGAAAGAGTATATTGGGGCCACGGACCTGAGCGGCGGCATCAGTGGTTTTAGTATGTCTCAGAGGCAGCCAACTCTCGGGCAGATGACACTAGAGGAATTCTTGACGAGGGCCGGAGCTGTGAGAGAAGAGACAGGCTCACGATTGGATGGGAATGCAAACATTATTGTGTCACTTAATGATTTGACACCACCCCTCTCGAGTAATTTGGAATTCGGGTTTGGGTATCAGCAGGCTGCTGATGGGGGTGGAGGATTGATGGGAGGTGGTGGGATTGGTGAAAGTAGTATCCAGATTGTTACTCAATCTGGTAACTTACCATTGCGTGTAAACGGTGTAAGATCTCCTGCATATGAGTTTGGGAATCAGCAGCAACAGTTACTTCCGAAGCAACCTGCCATGGTATATACTGCTCCAATGGCGGTTCCGAGTAATAGTCAGATGAATAGTCCGGGAATCGGTGCAGGATTTATGGGGATAACTGATCCATCGATGAATAATACTATGGTCCAAAATACGACATTACAGGGTGGAGGAATGGGGATACTCGGTTTAGGAGTAGGACCAAACAGTGTCAGCGTCGAGACTGGGTCTCCAGCAGTTCCAACAGAGGGGTTCACGAAGGTTAACAGAGATAACTCTTCGGTTACACCGGTCCCTTACATGTTCAATGGTGGTTTACGAGGGAGAAAAGTAGCTGCTGTTGAGAAGATCGTCGAAAGGAGGCATAGGAGAATGATTAAGAACAGGGAGTCGGCTGCTAGATCACGGGCTCGAAAGCAG GCGTACACTACGGAGTTGGAAGCAGAAGTTGCTAAACTTAAAGAGGAAAACCAAGAATTGCAGAAGAAACAG GCAGACATGGTTGAAATACAGAAGAATCAG GTGTTGGAGATGACGAAACACCAGAAGAACGGCACAAAGAGGCGATGCTTGCGAAGGACGTGTACAGGTCCATGGTAA
- the LOC142551531 gene encoding protein DCL, chloroplastic-like, which produces MALIHSSKSPQICSFHGKPIARNFVLPTLSLSFPLYSTRLPVNFAAKTELNGGEAGRNSTEAITYGSPRKRAASPAADEEPEKEYSDDMSDKKADGDGETWVDWEDKILEDTVPLVGFVRMILHSGRYESGDRLSPEHEKTILERLLAYHPEYAKKIGCGVDYITIGYHPDFGSSRCLFIVRKNGELEDFSYWKCLKGLIRKKYSLYADSFILKHFRRRRRND; this is translated from the exons ATGGCTTTAATTCATTCTTCGAAGTCACCACAAATTTGTTCTTTTCACGGGAAACCCATAGCGCGTAACTTCGTTTTGCCAACATTGTCATTATCTTTTCCATTGTACAGCACAAGATTGCCAGTGAACTTTGCAGCGAAGACTGAACTGAATGGAGGCGAAGCGGGTCGAAACAGTACGGAGGCGATTACTTATGGGTCTCCCAGGAAACGTGCGGCATCGCCCGCGGCCGATGAGGAACCGGAGAAGGAATATTCCGATGATATGAGTGACAAGAAGGCCGATGGAGATGGTGAAACGTGGGTGGATTGGGAAGACAAGATTTTGGAGGATACTGTACCACTCGTGGGTTTTGTCAGAATGATCCTTCACTCTGGAAG atACGAAAGTGGTGATAGGTTGAGTCCAGAACACGAGAAAACAATTCTTGAGAGGTTGCTTGCTTATCATCCAGAATATGCGAAGAAGATTGGATGTGGAGTTGATTATATCACG ATTGGGTATCATCCTGATTTTGGAAGCTCGAGATGTTTATTCATAGTTCGAAAGAATGGGGAATTGGAGGACTTCTCCTATTGGAAATGCTTGAAGGGTCTGATCAGAAAAAAGTATTCCCTGTATGCAGATAGTTTTATTCTTAAGCATTTTCGGAGGCGTAGACGTAATGACTGA